In Haloarcula limicola, the genomic stretch TTTCACCGATGGTCCGCCCGACGACCGGGTCGTCCGAACCGACCCCGACCCAGCGGATGCGCGCGTCCCGCAGGACGTCGTCGACGCCCTCGGGTGCCGGTTCGAAGTACGTCCCGTCGTAGATCTCGGCGAGTTTCCGCGCCTGTCCCTCGGTGAGCGAGAACAGCCGGTCGCTGTCGCCGTCGCCGTCCTCGCGCCAGTATGTCTCCCGCGTCCCGTCGTTGCCGACGAGGACCGTCAGGCGGCCGCCGTCGGGGAACTCGACGGCGTATCGCCGGCCGACGCCCGGGAGGTCGGTCTCGTAGACGCGCATACGCGGACGTACGGGCAACACTCACTTCGCTGTTCGCGTGCCGCGGCCTCGATTTCTCGTAAGCCTGGTCCGACGTCACAGATAGCCGTAACTCGGCCTCTCACGCCCCTAATCGGAGTTTTCGAAGGCAAGCAACAGCACTTCTTGCACAGACGGCGACGGGCGAGGCGTGCGTCAGCTACACATCAGAGTGTCCGAAGAACACGAGTCCGAGGTGGCGTCGGTTCTCGACGACGAGGGAGCCGACTATACGGCACTTTCCGAGGACGGTACCACGCACGTGTTCGCGCCCGTGCCGACGCCGGCCGTCGGCGACGTCCTCGACGCCATCGAGGAGCGAGACGTCGGCAGCGACGCCTACTCGGTGGTGACGAGAGCGGAGTTCGCAGAGACGCCCCGGTTGCCGGACCTACAGGAGCGGTACTCCTCGACGGTGCGGACCCTCTCGAGTCAGGAGCTGCGGGGGAAGATTCGAGAGATGCAGTGGCCCTACCAGATCTATTACGTTGGGACGCTGCTCAGCGTCATCGCGGCGGCCGCGGGGCTGCTCGCCGACCTGCCGGCGCTGGTCATCGGGTCGATGATCATCGCGCCCCAGGTCAGTTCGGCGCTCGCGGTCCCGGCCGGGACGATACTCGGCGACTGGGAGATGGTCACGTCGAGCCTGCGGAATCAGGTCCTCGGCCTCGCGCTCGGCATCGCCGGTGCGGCTCTGTTCGCGGTACTGCTGCGGCAGTTCGGGTTCGTCTCTCCGAGGATGGCGGTCACGAACCTCGAACTGCTCGGGCTCCGGGCCTCGCCGACGTTGCTCTCGACGATCGGGGCCATCGTCGCGGGTATCGTCGGTGCCTTCGGGTACACGACCGAGCAGTCGACGTCGCTCATCGGCGTGATGGTGGCGGCGGCCATCGTCCCCGCCGTCGCCGCGGTCGGCATCGGCATCGCGTGGTCGGTGCCCGTGTTCACCTACGGAGCCTTCCTCCTGCTGGCGGTGAACCTCCTCGCTATCAACATCGGCGCGACCTGCACGCTGGTGGCGATGGGCTACCTGCCGAAGTGGTGGCAGCGAGACGGACCCCACTTGCGCGAGTTCAGGCGCTCGCTCCCGTCGAAGGACCGGGTCACGGTGTACGCGATGCTCGGCCTCCTCCTCGTCGCCGCCGCAGGCACCGGTGCCCTCACCGGACTGAACATCGCGTTCGCACAGGACGTCGAACGGGAGACCGAGGAGACGCTCTCGCAACCGGCGTACGACTCGCTCACCCTGATCGACGTGCAGCCGGCCTACGGCGGGCCGCCAGAGACCGACGAGCCGGTCGAGGTGACGGTAGCGGTGAGCCGCACCGCGAACGAGTCGTATCCCGACATCGCCGCGACGCTCGAACGCGGCATCGAGCGGCGAACCGGACAGGACGTGAAGGTCGTCGTCGAGTTCACCGGCACTCGAACGGCGAAGTGAGGGCTGAGCGGTATTCTCGCGCGGTCTCGGCACATCGGACCGTTTTCAATCGCTTCTGATGCTGGGAAACGTCTCGCCGCAGGCACCGACCATTCCTCATTCTGTATCGCGCTATCCGATTTATATCCTGGCTCGTGCCGACGCGTCGAACTTTTACGAGTCGGGCGATTAGAGCCGGTACATGGTCCAGAACGTGGCTTCCGTGATGACGGAGTTGGAACCCGAGGACTTCCACCTCCTGTCGGGCGTCGAGCAGGGGATGCGCTTCTCCGAGTACGTCAATCGCGAGAAGCTGACCGAGTTCTCCCGGCTGAGCGAGGAGAACGTGGACTATCGGTTGGACCGCTGTGCCGACCGGGAGCTGCTCGAACGCAAGACGATGCAGTACGAGGGGTTCAAACTCACCTTCGAGGGCTACGACGCGCTCGCGTTGCATACCTTCGTCGAGCGGGACACGATCGAGGGCTTCGGCGCACCGCTGGGCGTGGGTAAAGAGAGCGACGTCTACGAGGTGCAGTCCTACAAGCCGATGGCGCTGAAGTACCACCGCGAAGGGTACACCAACTTCCGCGAGGTGATGAAAGAGCGCGAGTACACCGCCGACCGCGACCACGTCTCGTGGCTCTACACCGCCCGGAAAGCCGCCGAACGAGAATACGAGGCCCTCGAAACCCTGTATCCCGACGTCTCGGTCCCCCAGCCGATCGACACCAACCGCCACGCCATCATCATGGAGAAGATCGACGGCGTCGAGCTCTCCCGGACCGGTCTCGAACCCGAACAGGTCGTCCCGCTGCTGGAACTCGTCTTGGACGAAATGCAGACGGCCTACCGCGAAGGGTTCGTCCACGCGGACATGAGCGAGTACAACGTCTTCGTCACGACCCAGGGGATCGTCGTCTTCGATTGGCCCCAGGCCGTGCCGACCGACCACGAGAACGCACGCGAATTGCTAACTCGGGACGTGGACAACATCGTGAGCTACTTCCAGCGGAAGTATCCCGCAGAAGTCGACGACGTCGACGTCGACGCGGTGGCCGACGCCGTGGCGACGGACTCGTTCGAGTCGCTGGCCGGCTATTAACGGTTTGCGGCGTCTCCGGCCTATCTTCTACGGACTGTTCTCGTATTAGCGATGTGTTCGGGCCATCTGATAAACAATATATAGCTATATGAAATCGGCATCGAGACAGATTCGACCGGCTCGAACGGACTGACTTGGACAGCGTTGCCGCTACTGAGTGAGAATCGGGAAAACGACGGCCGCAGCGGGGCGCAGTGGCCGTTAGAAGTCGCCGTTGACGATGCTCGCAACGCGCTCTCGGTCGAACAGGTCGTCCTCAGCGCCGTAGACCTGCTTCGCGGCGCGTTCGGTCACGACGAGGTTCGTGATCGGTCCCTGATACAGGGGGCCACCGCGGTAGACGTCGCCGTTCTTCACGGCGGTGAGTTGGCTGGCGACGTCGTGGTTCTCCATGAAGTCGACGACGGTGTCCTGGAACTCCGATTTCGTCTGGCTCTCGTGGCCCCGCAGCATGAGCATCGGCGGGTCGATCTCGAGCAGCGTCTCGTAGTCGACGGCCGCCCGGGTGGCGTGGAAGTCCTTGACGTCGGTCTCGGCCAGCGCGTCTCGAACCTTCAGGTCGCGCCACTGCTTGAAGCTCGTCCCCTCGCCGATGAGGTACGGCGAGAACTCCTCGGGCTCGTTGCCGGCGGCCCACATGATGGCGACGGCCGGGCGTTCGCCCTCGTCGGGGACGACATTCGCGACGTTCGACTGGAACGTCTCGTCGTGGTACGCCTTGAACGCATCGTAGCGGTCGGTCCGCTGGAAGACCTGCGCGAGTTTCCCGAAGGCCTCGTACAGCGATAGGTACGGGTAGCTCTGGTGCCACTCGTACCCCGTCGAGAAGATGCTGTTGCCGAAGAAGGGCGCGACGTTCTCGGAGATCTCGTCGACGTCGCTCTGCTTCCAGCCCTTCGCGCGATTGATGAGGAAGTTCGGGTCGATGACGTGGACGTCCGCGTCGATCGAGTAGAACTGCTCTTTCCCGACGCCGCTGCTCCCCCAGAGCTTCTTCATTCCGCTCTTGTCGACGCTGACGTCGGGAATCTCGTCGTAGTACCGCGTGTGGTATCGGCTCGGGAGCCAGACGCCCTCGGGCGGGTCCCGGCCGAGTGCGACGCCCATGTCGGCCCAGCTGCCGTTGTTGGCGACCCACGTCTCGGGGACCGCCTCGAAGGTGACCTCACCGACCGGCTCCATCGACACGGCGTAACTCCCGTCGCTCGATGCTTCCGTCTCGGCGTCCGTCTGCTCGGTCCCCGCAGACGTCGCGGCGTCCGTCCCGGACGTTTCGGTGTCGTTCGGCGTCCCCGATCCGCCCTCGCTCTGTGAACAGCCCGCGAGCGCGGCGGCACCGGCGAGGCCCGCGGCGGTCCGCAGTACGTTGCGTCTCGTTCGGCGTGGTTCGTCGGCCATGGTTTTAGGTTCGCCTAAAAGTTAAAAACCCTTCCGAAACGGAGACCGGCGCGACTACTCGTCGGGGAGCGCCCGCTTCGGGAGTACCTGCAGCTCCGGTTCGTGGGTAACGGTGGCCTCGACGCCGAAGACGTCGGCGAGGAGCTGTTCGGTGACCACGTCCGTCGGCGGTCCCCAGTCGTACAGTTCGCCGTCTCGCAGCGCGACGAGGTAGTCCGCGAACCGGGCCGCCTGTGCGATGTCGTGGAGGACGATCGCGACGGTGACATCCGTCTGCTCGTTCAGCTGCCGGACCGTCTCTAACACCTTGAACTGGTTGTGTAAGTCGAGGAACGTGGTCGGCTCGTCGAGCAGCAGGACGTCGGTGTCCTGTGCCAGCACCATCGCGATCCACGCGAGTTGTTTCTGCCCGCCGGAGAGCTGCCCGACCTCCGAGTTCCGCAGGTGTTCGACGCCGGCCATCGAAAGCGATCGCTTGACCACCTCTCGGTCCTCCTCGGTCGTGCTTTCGAAGAAGCCCCGATGGGGATACCGCCCGTGATAGACCAGGTCCTCGACGGTGATGGAGTCGGGCGACTCGTTCTCCTGTGAGAGGACGCCCATCGCGCGGGCGAGTTCCTTCTCGCCGAAGGACTGGATCTCCCGGTCCCAGAGACGGACGGTGCCCGACTCCGGGGAGAGGTGGTTCGAGAGGCCCTTCAGCAGCGTGCTCTTGCCGCTCCCGTTCGGGCCGACGAGGGCGGTCACCTCCCCCTCGGGGACGTCCAGTCGGGCGATGTCGACGATGGTCTCCTCGGCGTTGGGATAGCTCAACGCGAGGTCCTCGGCGACCACCGCGCTCTCGACGGGGACGCCCTCGGTGTCGGTGACTCGCTCGTGGCCGTGTTCGCCGTCGGTCCGCGCCATCAGAGATCACCCATCGTCTGCTGTCTGCGCATGAGATAGAGGAAGTACGGCCCGCCGACGACGCCGGTGACGACGCCGACGGGTATCTGACCACCGCCGAACAGGACCGCGAGTCCGAGCCGCGCGCCGACGTCGGCGACGACCATCAGCGCCGGGCCGGCGAAGAGACAGCCGACGATGAGCCGCCGGTAGTCGCTCCCCAGGACGATGCGGACGACGTGGGGGACGACGAGGCCGAAGAAGCCGATGATCCCGGCGACGGCGATGGCCGTGCTCGCCGCGAGGATGGCGACCCCCGAGAGGAGGAACCGCATGCGTTCGACGCGCATCCCGAGCGACTTCGCCGTCCGTTCGCCGAGCAACAGGACGTTGAGCTGGCGAGCGCCGCCGATAGCCAGGACGATGGCGAGCGTCGCGGGCACGATCGCCAGTCGGACTTGCTCCCAGCCGGTGCCGGTGAGCGACCCCGTGATCCAGGCGAGCGCCGATTGGACGACGCCGAGGCTGTCGGCGAAGAAGAAGAGCCCGCGCTGGAGGGACTGGAACACCATGTTGACGATGACGCCCGCGAGGACGAGGCGGACGGGACTGGTGCCGCCCTTCCACGCGATCCCGTAGACGAGGAGGAACGCGATGGTCCCACCCACGGCGGCCAGCAGCGGCAGCAGCGCCGAGGTAGTGAGCGCGACGCCGCCGAACAGAACCGGGATCA encodes the following:
- a CDS encoding cation:proton antiporter regulatory subunit; amino-acid sequence: MRVYETDLPGVGRRYAVEFPDGGRLTVLVGNDGTRETYWREDGDGDSDRLFSLTEGQARKLAEIYDGTYFEPAPEGVDDVLRDARIRWVGVGSDDPVVGRTIGETGIRSRTGALVLAVQRGDRTISSPDANTRIESGDVLVAVGTDEAHEKLADLLG
- a CDS encoding DUF389 domain-containing protein encodes the protein MSEEHESEVASVLDDEGADYTALSEDGTTHVFAPVPTPAVGDVLDAIEERDVGSDAYSVVTRAEFAETPRLPDLQERYSSTVRTLSSQELRGKIREMQWPYQIYYVGTLLSVIAAAAGLLADLPALVIGSMIIAPQVSSALAVPAGTILGDWEMVTSSLRNQVLGLALGIAGAALFAVLLRQFGFVSPRMAVTNLELLGLRASPTLLSTIGAIVAGIVGAFGYTTEQSTSLIGVMVAAAIVPAVAAVGIGIAWSVPVFTYGAFLLLAVNLLAINIGATCTLVAMGYLPKWWQRDGPHLREFRRSLPSKDRVTVYAMLGLLLVAAAGTGALTGLNIAFAQDVERETEETLSQPAYDSLTLIDVQPAYGGPPETDEPVEVTVAVSRTANESYPDIAATLERGIERRTGQDVKVVVEFTGTRTAK
- a CDS encoding serine/threonine-protein kinase RIO2, which encodes MVQNVASVMTELEPEDFHLLSGVEQGMRFSEYVNREKLTEFSRLSEENVDYRLDRCADRELLERKTMQYEGFKLTFEGYDALALHTFVERDTIEGFGAPLGVGKESDVYEVQSYKPMALKYHREGYTNFREVMKEREYTADRDHVSWLYTARKAAEREYEALETLYPDVSVPQPIDTNRHAIIMEKIDGVELSRTGLEPEQVVPLLELVLDEMQTAYREGFVHADMSEYNVFVTTQGIVVFDWPQAVPTDHENARELLTRDVDNIVSYFQRKYPAEVDDVDVDAVADAVATDSFESLAGY
- a CDS encoding ABC transporter substrate-binding protein yields the protein MADEPRRTRRNVLRTAAGLAGAAALAGCSQSEGGSGTPNDTETSGTDAATSAGTEQTDAETEASSDGSYAVSMEPVGEVTFEAVPETWVANNGSWADMGVALGRDPPEGVWLPSRYHTRYYDEIPDVSVDKSGMKKLWGSSGVGKEQFYSIDADVHVIDPNFLINRAKGWKQSDVDEISENVAPFFGNSIFSTGYEWHQSYPYLSLYEAFGKLAQVFQRTDRYDAFKAYHDETFQSNVANVVPDEGERPAVAIMWAAGNEPEEFSPYLIGEGTSFKQWRDLKVRDALAETDVKDFHATRAAVDYETLLEIDPPMLMLRGHESQTKSEFQDTVVDFMENHDVASQLTAVKNGDVYRGGPLYQGPITNLVVTERAAKQVYGAEDDLFDRERVASIVNGDF
- a CDS encoding ABC transporter ATP-binding protein; its protein translation is MARTDGEHGHERVTDTEGVPVESAVVAEDLALSYPNAEETIVDIARLDVPEGEVTALVGPNGSGKSTLLKGLSNHLSPESGTVRLWDREIQSFGEKELARAMGVLSQENESPDSITVEDLVYHGRYPHRGFFESTTEEDREVVKRSLSMAGVEHLRNSEVGQLSGGQKQLAWIAMVLAQDTDVLLLDEPTTFLDLHNQFKVLETVRQLNEQTDVTVAIVLHDIAQAARFADYLVALRDGELYDWGPPTDVVTEQLLADVFGVEATVTHEPELQVLPKRALPDE
- a CDS encoding FecCD family ABC transporter permease; the protein is MASAHSDSAPSETADERGWITPQLVTFCLACLGVTVIAGLVQVSFGSYSMTIGQAWRAVFNPSVVFDLDAWESFLLGGELPEMNRRSLVVWNIRLPRVFVAAIVGASLAVSGAIFQAVTRNELASPYVLGVSSGAGLTVLLTLVVFPGATIVIPVLFGGVALTTSALLPLLAAVGGTIAFLLVYGIAWKGGTSPVRLVLAGVIVNMVFQSLQRGLFFFADSLGVVQSALAWITGSLTGTGWEQVRLAIVPATLAIVLAIGGARQLNVLLLGERTAKSLGMRVERMRFLLSGVAILAASTAIAVAGIIGFFGLVVPHVVRIVLGSDYRRLIVGCLFAGPALMVVADVGARLGLAVLFGGGQIPVGVVTGVVGGPYFLYLMRRQQTMGDL